The genomic DNA CACCAGCTATAAAGGCCTCAATACCGCCCTGAAATATCACTTTTCCACCGTTTTTTCCCCCTCCTGGGCCAAGTTCAATCACGTAGTCACATCCGAGAATGACGTCTACATTGTGCTCTACTATGATGACGGTGTTTCCAAGCTCACATAGCTTTCTCAAGTGCCTCATCAACCTTTCCACGTCTTTCATGTGGAGGCCCGTAGTTGGTTCATCCAGTAGATACACCACTCCTTCAGGGCTTCTTGCCATGAGTTCTCGAGAGAGTTTGAGCCTTTGGGCCTCACCCCCTGAAAGATGCGGGCTTCTCTGTCCTAGCTCGAGGTAACCAAGGCCAAGGTCTGACAAAAGGCCGAGAGATCGCTTAAGCCTTGGATGGGCCTTAAAAAAGGAAAGTGCTTCATCTACTGTCATACTCAGGCACTCAGAGATGTTTTTTCCAGACCACCTCACTTGGAGTACTTCGTCTTTAAAACGCTTTCCTCCGCAATCAGGACAAGTGATGTACACAGGTGGCAAAAAACCGAGTTTCACCTCTTCAGCTCCCTGGCCTTTGCACGTTGGACACCTACCACCTTCAGTATTGAATGAAAAGGTAGACTTTGAATAGCCCCTCGCCCTTGCAAGTGGGGTCTTTGCAAAGAGATCTCTCAGAAAATCAAACAATTTGAGATACGTTAGAACACACGACCTCGGAGTCCGCCCAATAGGACTTGAATCCACCATAAGGACCTGCCTGATAATCCCATCCACACAGACGTCTCTTAAATACTCGAGGTCCTTAGATCCTTTTTTGGAGGTAATCTTTCTGAGATTTTTGTAAAGAACCTCCTCAAGAAGTGTGCTCTTTCCAGAACCGGACACCCCAACAATTGCCGTAATGGCTCCAAGGGGGATCTCCACCTCTTCATCCCTGATGTTATGGCACGAGATGCCAGAAAGCCTTATAAGTCCAGAGGCTCTAACATCACGGTCTTTGTATATTTTCCTCTTATGCCTTCTCTCTCTTAGGGCAAGGCCTGTGAGAGAAGTCGTATTTTGTTCTATGGCTGAAGGGGGCCCCTCCGCTACAACGCGTCCTCCATTCTTTCCACCACCAGGACCAAGATCAATAACCCAGTCTGCACCCCTGATGGTCTCTTCATCGTGCTCGACCACGATTACGGTATTTCCAGCGTCCTTAAGCCTCTTAAAGACCTTGAGTAACCTCCTGTTGTCCAGTGGGTGTAGTCCTATGGTGGGTTCATCGAGAACCACTGTGAGCCCAGTAAGGCCAGAGCCGATCTGGGCAGCAAGCCTTATGCGCTGGGCCTCTCCTCCTGAGAGGGTATCTCCAGACCTAGAAAGAGAAAGATATCCAAGGCCAACATCTATTAAGAATCCAAGTCTGTCAACCACCTCTTTTACAAGGGGCTCTGCCAGTTCATGAAGGCGTTCTGACCAGGGAGGCGTACGCAACCAAGACTCGCACAACTGCTTTGCTTCTTCTACCTCAAGGTCTAAGACCTCCCCTATGTTTTTCTCATCTATCACCCAGGAAAGCGCATCTTTTGAAAGCCTTGTACCGCGGCATTCCTTGCAGGCCTTCCCCTCCGAAGGTTCCCTACCAGTACCATTACACCTCGGGCACCTTCCAGTCTGTGTATTAAAGGAAAAAAGGAGCGGATCAGGATCAGGGACTCCCATGCCACACCTGGCACAGCTCCTTCTCTCGCTAAAGAATTCTTCATTCTGGTTTTCTCTATCCATAATGCCGATTTCACCCCCGCCATAGTAAATGGCCTTGTTAAACACGGCTTCAAAACCCGATTCGTCAGGTGAGATCGGGCCAAATAGCCAGGAGATAGAATGAATACTGAATCTGTCGAGCTCAGGGAGATTTGTTATTGGATAAAATTTTCCATCTATCATGAGGCCAGATGCCCCGGAGATCTTTGCCTGTTCCAGTACATTTTTAAAAAATCCCTTACGCTTCCTCACTCTTGGGGCCATAAGGTAAACTTTGCAGCCCTTGAAACGTCTCTTGATCTCATCGATGATCCTGTCTCGCTTGGTCTCCTTTAAAAGAAGACCACAACCAGGGCACCTGGCCTGAGAAACCTTTGAATAAAGAAGTCTTAGAAAATGAGCCACTTCTGTCAATGTCGCCACAGTGGACATTGGCCCAGAACGTGCCTTTCTCTGCTCAATGGCCACTGATGGACTGAGGCCAACAAGTTCGTCAACGTCTGGCCTTTCATATAACTTCAAAAACTGGCGCACATAAGATGAGAGGCACTCAATATACCTTCTTTCTCCCTCTGAGTGGATAATGTCGAAGGCAAGAGTGGATTTTCCTGAACCAGAAGGGCCGGTAATCACCACGAACTTTTCACGGGGGATGGAAACATCTATGGATTTGAGATTATGGTGCCTGGCGCCCTTTATCTCTATTGTAGCATTGACCGCGGCTTCCTGGATCCTTTGAGGTTCTAGTGCCTTTTTAGGATACGAAGACGGCCATTTCGTACATTGAAGAAAAGGCGCGGTCTTTGACTCCTTTATCTTGTACAGTCCTTGTGGCTCTCCTTCATAAATAAGGTAGCCTCCTTTTTCACCCCCTTCTGGTCCAAGTTCGATCAGCCAATGTGAATTTCTTATAAATCTTGGATTGTGTTCAACAACTACTACTGATGCATTTTTTTTCCTAATTAGGGCATGACAGCCCCTAATAATCAGGTCTACTTCCCTTGGATGGAGTCCCCTAGTAGGCTCATCAAGTATGTATAATGTATGGCCTGGGGTATCTCGCTCCAAAAATGCCTTTGTAAGCCTGAGCCGCTGTGCCTCTCCTCCAGAAAGTGTGCTCAGTCTCTGATCAAGAGTAAGGTGCCCTAGGCCAAGATCATTTATGACCTTTAACGAGGATGCCACCTTTTTAACATCCTTAAAGAAGGCCATTGCCTCCTTAACAGTCATTGCCAGGCATTGATCGAATCGCACTCCTTTGTATGGGACCGACCTAATTTCAGGTTTGAGCCGCGTTCCATTACACACTGGGCAGAGGAGTTCGACATCGGGCAAAAACTGCATCTCGAGGACCTCTACCCCAAGCCCCTTACAGTTTTCGCACCTTCCAAGCGGTGAATTAAATGAAAAATTTCCTGGCTTGAGCCCCATGGCCTTGGCCTGGGGAGTATTGGCAAATACCTTTCTTATGCCATCAAACACCCCTGAATATGTGGCCACTGTTGCCCTTGGAGTGCGGGTAAGACTCGATTGGTCAACTAAGACCACCTCGCTAATGGTCTCTAACCCTACGATTTCAGAAAAGGCCCCAGGAGATTCAACTGGTTCGCCAAGGTACCTTTTTACTGCTCTAAAGAGCACCTCTTCAACAAGACTGGATTTGCCAGAGCCAGACACCCCTGTTACTACAGTAAGCCTCCCAAGGGGGATACGGACATTTACGGACTTTAGGTTGTTAGCCCTGACCTCCTTTACAATAATTGCATCTTCTTTCGAAATCTGGCCTGGAGTTTTTGCTGGAAGGGGCGCGTCTGTAGCCACATAGTCTAAAAGCAGAGATTCGTCTGGTGGCCCCTGGTAGGTAACCTCCCCACCCTCTTTTCCTGAGCCTGGTCCTAGGGCTATAACCCCATGGGACGAACTTATAAGCTGTGGTTCGTGAGTGACTGTAAGGATAGTGTTTCCTCTATTCCAAAGCCCCTCTAGTACCTTCTTTATACCCAAAACGTCGTGTGGATGGAGTCCTCGAGACGGCTCATCAAGACAGTAGAGGGTGTCTTTTAGGGCATTTCCCAGGGCACGGGCCAGGGTTACCCGCAACATTTCACCACCTGACAGCGTTCTTGACTGACGGTTTAGTCCAAGATAACCAACACCTGAAAGACTAAGCGTCTCCAGCCTATTTTCAAGCTCTCTAAAAAGAGTGGCACTTGCCCTATCCTTTTGAAAAAAATCATTATTTTCCCTTAACCACCTAAGGGCTTCATCTACGGAAAGGGAGTAAAAGTCCCCAATATTTTTTCCAAGGAGCCTGTAATAAAGTGCCTCCTTTCTAAAGCGCGTCCCATTACATTCAGGGCACGTGGTGTAAGCCCTATATCGCGATAATAGGATCCTAATGTGGGCCTTATAGCGATACCTCTCAAGTTCTTCAAAGAGTGCCTCCATACCTGGCCAAGGCCCATGCCCATATTTCACCAGTTGCTTGATGTCGTCTGGGAGCTCTCGCCACGGAGTCCTGGGGTCTACTCCCTTGTCCTCAAGGACCTCAAGGAGAAGGCCCTTTTCATACTCCCATGATTCCAGAGGTAAAATTGCCCCTCCTACTATGCTCTTTGAAGGATCTGGAATCACCAGATTCCAGTCTATGCCAGTACCCCTTCCAAAGCCCTGGCATTCAGGGCATGCCCCTGCAGGGGTGTTGAAGGAAAATAGCGCAAGAGTCGGAGGTGAAAAATGCAGCCCACAGCGGGCACATTGCCGATTCCTGGAGAAAGGGAATGGACCTAGGAATCTATTTTTATCCCTATTTAAAAAATAACAAACTACCCGTCCCTTACCCTCTAGAAATCCGAGCTCAAGGGCCTCACGTATACGTTGCTCTATTGTGCCATTTAAATCATCTGGACCTTTAAACCGTATTCTGTCAACAATAACGGATATGGTAGAGAGATTGTGCGTATCTACAAGTTCGTCAAGCCTGCGTATTTCACCTTCGACTATGCAGCGGCTATAGCCCCTTGATTCAAAATCCAGGGCCTCAAAATCTTTGGGTTCAACCTCTGCCCCTATTATGAAGATTCCCTCTTTTTCTGCTTCCAAAAGCCCTTTTAGTAGATCAACAACGTCTCCGAGGCCCTGCTCCTTTACAACACTGCCGCATCCAGGACACTCAAGGTGGCTGAGACGAAAAAACAGGTGCCTTACAGGGAATGTTATCTCAGAGAGCGTTGCAACAGTGGACCTCGCATTCCTAACTGGATTCCTCCCTAGGACTGCAATGGAGGCAGGAAGTCCTGAGATAAAGCTCGCTTTTGGCCTTGGTTTCCTCTCAAGAAATTGACGAACATATGGTGAAAATGTCTCTATGTAGCGCCTTTCAGACTCGGCATGGATAGTATCGAATACAAGGGTGGACTTCCCAGCTCCAGAAGGCCCTATGACGGATATGATCCGTCCCAAGAAAATATCCAGATCAATATTTTTTAAATTATGTTCAAAAAGTCCCCTAAGGACAATCTTCTTATCCATACTCATTCCTCTATGTAACGCAATGAACATTATAATATATTTTTCAAATCACTCTCCATAAATAAAAATAACCACTCGCCTAGGGAGATTTGTCCCCAGAGCGATAATTTATTTGAAACAAAAATATATAGATTGTCTGAGTTTGATATAGCGGTAAGCGAACTGGTGGGTATTTCAAATAGCAATAGACAAAATCAAAGACGACACCATAAAGACCATACTCAAGGCCTCTACCATGAGTTCGAGTCTAAGATTTTGCCCCAGTTTTTCGCGCTTAAAATATTTTACGAGGAAAAGTCCATACAAAAATGCAATGGGAAATGCCAAAAAAGACGCCCCCATCCCCTTTAAGAAAATCGAGGGGAACGATGAGATCACCGCAAAGATTGTGCATAAAACAGCAGTGAATTTGAGGACCTTCTCTTCCCCCAAAAGGATGGTCATGGTCTCTCTTCCAACGAGTCTATCGCCCTGAAGATCTATTATCTCCATGAGGACGTCTCTTAGAATTACAAGAAAGAACACGAAAAACAGGACTAGCCAGCAAGACGGTGAATTAAAGGGGTCTTTACAGGGGATTAGCACCGATAGTGTAGCCCATGCTCCTGCTACGAAGAGGGTCTTTGATCCAGGTAGTTCTTTGAGTCTGGTAACGGAATATAGGAGCCCAAGGGCTACGACAAAAAGGAGGATGACAAACTTCAAAGTGCTGAGATAAAGGGCAAGTCCAAAGGCTGCTACCACCCCAAATATGGATGCAGACAAAAACACCTTTTTATACTTTAGGAGAAATGCTGTCCTAAGAGGATCATTAAATCTGCCGGACTTTTCATCTATTAGTCTATTTAGGGTGTGCATTGCGAATACGAGAAAAAATGCTATAAGGGCCCCTAAATAGCCCTTTATTCCAAGTATATTAGATGCCCCTATACACAGAGACGCACCACTAAGCCCTGTCCATAGGTTACTTTCATGCAGAAATCTAAGGGTCCTCCAGATTGCACGGCTAAAAATGGATTCATCCTTTCCAGGGATGGCCTCGACCCTTCTAAGCACTCCATTAATTACCCAGTTTGGCGTAGAGGCACCGGCGGTCACCCCCACACTTGAAAATCGTCTCAGCGCATCCTCGTCAATTTCCCTTTCTGTCTCTACGAAAAAGACTTCCTTGCCCTCTTCCTCAACAATCTCTGCAAGACGCTTTGTATTAGCGCTCTTTTTTCCGCCAACAACTATTACGGCCTCAACTTCACTTGCCAGACGCCTTACCTCTTCCTGTCTTCTCTTGGTTGAATCGCAGATGGTGTCGAATATGCGCCCGTCCGGAAACTTCTTGAGAAGCCAGTCTGACCATTCCTTGAAGCGTTCCCTGTCCTGGGTGGTCTGTGCTACTATTATGTAGGGAGCGTTTAGACTAAGGGCTTTCAACTCGTCTTCACTCGAAACCAAAATACCCTTTTCACCAGCGTGCCCGAGGATACCCTTTACCTCAGGATGCCCTTTATCTCCCACGACTACAACGAGGAAACCCTTTTCAGCATAGTGCCCTGCAATAGATTGAACCTTTATGACCCTAGGGCATGTCCCGTCAATGACCTGAAAACCTGCCTCTTCAAGACGATTTCTCTCTAGGGGGGTAATCCCGTGCGCCCTTATGATTACAGTCCCCTCCCCTTTTTCAGGGATCTCTTTTAGGACCTCAACACCTTTTTCACGGAGGAGTTCCAGTGCAGAAGGATTATGAATTAGGGGACCATAGGTAAAGATCGGCCCGTCAAAGCCTGAACTTACCTCAAGAGCAAGGTCCATGGCCTCTCTTACCCCCATGCAAAAACCAGCTATTCGAGCAAGTTTTACCTTCATAAAGCGTAATCTAGTCTGTTATCCAGCTCCTCTGGTAGGCATGCGGGCTTAAGATCTAACCACTTATGGCTGAAAGGTCCCCTATGCTCAAAAAGAGTGAACTGATCTCATATATAAGAGCGAGTCTGTTAGCACGAATTGCCTCGTCTTCTGCCATAACAAGGACCTCGTCAAAGAACCTATCAATCGCAGGTTTGAGCCCAAGTAGGACCAACATGGCATCCTCATGACGCTTTTCGTTTAGGAGTGGCAAGACCTTCTCCCTTGCATCCTTGATGGCAGAGTATAAAGAGACTTCAGCTGGTTCTTTAAGTAGTTCTTCTTTGAGGCAAGACCGTGTCTCTCCCTTTAGAATGTTCATGCATCTTTTAAAGGCGATGCTTAGGGGTTCAAACTCTGGCCTTGTACGCACTGCCTCTATAGCACGTGCCCTTAAAATCGCATCAACTGGTTCATCAAAACAGGCCTTTAAGGCTGCCTCTACTGTATCAGGCCTAAGTCCTCGTGAGACAAGTTCATTTTTTAGCCTTGTCCTGAAAAAAGTGAGTATCTCCTCTTTGAGTTCAATCTTTGAGATGCTAAGCCCAGTGCTCTCAGTAAGGATATCAAATGCCTTTTCTATAAGATCCTCCAGAGAGATGCTGATCCCCCTATCCTCTAGGATGTGGAGGATTCCAAGGGCATGGCGTCTCAAACCAAAGGGGTCCTGCCCCCCAGTGGGCTTCATGCCAAGGGCAAATGTGGAGCAAATTGTATCTGCTCTGTCTGCTATACTTAATATTGCCCCCTCAAGGCTGCTCGGGAGTTCGCCGCCAGAGCTTTTGGGGAGGTAATGTTCATAGATAGCCAAAGCGACTGCTTCATCCTCTCCTGACCTCTGAGCATAGACCCGTCCCATAACACCCTGTAGATCAGGGAATTCTCCCACCATCTCGGTTACGAGATCTGCCTTGGAAAGGATAGCGGCTCGCTCCACTGTGGCCCTTGATTCTGGTGCCACTATACTGGAAATGTAGCCTGCAAGGGCCTTGATACGATTGGTCTTGTCAAGGAGGCTACCAAGCTCCTTATGAAATATTACACCAGCCAGATCCTTTACGTAGTCCTCAAGGGGTCTTTTAAGATCCTCTTCAAAGAAGAACCTGGCGTCATTTAGTCTTGCCCTAAGCACCCTTTGGTGCCCCTTTTTCAATAGATCTGGGTCCTTTGGGCTTATGTTATTTACCGATATGAAATGGGGGAGGAGTTTCCCATCTCCATCCACAACTGCAAAGTATTTCTGATGCTCCTTCATCACAGTGATGAGGACCTCTTCTGGAAGGGCCAAAAATGCCTCTTCAAAGGAACCAAGGATGCAATATGGATATTCAACTAGGAATGTATTTAGGTCCAGGAGATCCTCATCAAAGAGGAGCCTTCCTCCGGCCTCTTCTGCAAGCCTTGTTGCCTGCTCTCTGATGGCCTCCCTTCTTTTTTCCTGATCCACCACTACAAATGCCGCATTGAGTGCCTCTTCATAGGATTTAAGATCTGAAGAGACCTTGATTGCTCCAGGGGCATGAAACCTGTGTCCGTACGATTCGTTCCCAGAGACTATGCCGGCCAAGGAAAAGCTGAGCGTATCTTCTCCAAACACGGCCACAAGCCAGCGTATGGGCCTTGCAAACCTAAA from Dissulfuribacter thermophilus includes the following:
- the uvrA gene encoding excinuclease ABC subunit UvrA, with amino-acid sequence MDKKIVLRGLFEHNLKNIDLDIFLGRIISVIGPSGAGKSTLVFDTIHAESERRYIETFSPYVRQFLERKPRPKASFISGLPASIAVLGRNPVRNARSTVATLSEITFPVRHLFFRLSHLECPGCGSVVKEQGLGDVVDLLKGLLEAEKEGIFIIGAEVEPKDFEALDFESRGYSRCIVEGEIRRLDELVDTHNLSTISVIVDRIRFKGPDDLNGTIEQRIREALELGFLEGKGRVVCYFLNRDKNRFLGPFPFSRNRQCARCGLHFSPPTLALFSFNTPAGACPECQGFGRGTGIDWNLVIPDPSKSIVGGAILPLESWEYEKGLLLEVLEDKGVDPRTPWRELPDDIKQLVKYGHGPWPGMEALFEELERYRYKAHIRILLSRYRAYTTCPECNGTRFRKEALYYRLLGKNIGDFYSLSVDEALRWLRENNDFFQKDRASATLFRELENRLETLSLSGVGYLGLNRQSRTLSGGEMLRVTLARALGNALKDTLYCLDEPSRGLHPHDVLGIKKVLEGLWNRGNTILTVTHEPQLISSSHGVIALGPGSGKEGGEVTYQGPPDESLLLDYVATDAPLPAKTPGQISKEDAIIVKEVRANNLKSVNVRIPLGRLTVVTGVSGSGKSSLVEEVLFRAVKRYLGEPVESPGAFSEIVGLETISEVVLVDQSSLTRTPRATVATYSGVFDGIRKVFANTPQAKAMGLKPGNFSFNSPLGRCENCKGLGVEVLEMQFLPDVELLCPVCNGTRLKPEIRSVPYKGVRFDQCLAMTVKEAMAFFKDVKKVASSLKVINDLGLGHLTLDQRLSTLSGGEAQRLRLTKAFLERDTPGHTLYILDEPTRGLHPREVDLIIRGCHALIRKKNASVVVVEHNPRFIRNSHWLIELGPEGGEKGGYLIYEGEPQGLYKIKESKTAPFLQCTKWPSSYPKKALEPQRIQEAAVNATIEIKGARHHNLKSIDVSIPREKFVVITGPSGSGKSTLAFDIIHSEGERRYIECLSSYVRQFLKLYERPDVDELVGLSPSVAIEQRKARSGPMSTVATLTEVAHFLRLLYSKVSQARCPGCGLLLKETKRDRIIDEIKRRFKGCKVYLMAPRVRKRKGFFKNVLEQAKISGASGLMIDGKFYPITNLPELDRFSIHSISWLFGPISPDESGFEAVFNKAIYYGGGEIGIMDRENQNEEFFSERRSCARCGMGVPDPDPLLFSFNTQTGRCPRCNGTGREPSEGKACKECRGTRLSKDALSWVIDEKNIGEVLDLEVEEAKQLCESWLRTPPWSERLHELAEPLVKEVVDRLGFLIDVGLGYLSLSRSGDTLSGGEAQRIRLAAQIGSGLTGLTVVLDEPTIGLHPLDNRRLLKVFKRLKDAGNTVIVVEHDEETIRGADWVIDLGPGGGKNGGRVVAEGPPSAIEQNTTSLTGLALRERRHKRKIYKDRDVRASGLIRLSGISCHNIRDEEVEIPLGAITAIVGVSGSGKSTLLEEVLYKNLRKITSKKGSKDLEYLRDVCVDGIIRQVLMVDSSPIGRTPRSCVLTYLKLFDFLRDLFAKTPLARARGYSKSTFSFNTEGGRCPTCKGQGAEEVKLGFLPPVYITCPDCGGKRFKDEVLQVRWSGKNISECLSMTVDEALSFFKAHPRLKRSLGLLSDLGLGYLELGQRSPHLSGGEAQRLKLSRELMARSPEGVVYLLDEPTTGLHMKDVERLMRHLRKLCELGNTVIIVEHNVDVILGCDYVIELGPGGGKNGGKVIFQGGIEAFIAGEKRTPTQKVLLG
- the ispH gene encoding 4-hydroxy-3-methylbut-2-enyl diphosphate reductase, which translates into the protein MKVKLARIAGFCMGVREAMDLALEVSSGFDGPIFTYGPLIHNPSALELLREKGVEVLKEIPEKGEGTVIIRAHGITPLERNRLEEAGFQVIDGTCPRVIKVQSIAGHYAEKGFLVVVVGDKGHPEVKGILGHAGEKGILVSSEDELKALSLNAPYIIVAQTTQDRERFKEWSDWLLKKFPDGRIFDTICDSTKRRQEEVRRLASEVEAVIVVGGKKSANTKRLAEIVEEEGKEVFFVETEREIDEDALRRFSSVGVTAGASTPNWVINGVLRRVEAIPGKDESIFSRAIWRTLRFLHESNLWTGLSGASLCIGASNILGIKGYLGALIAFFLVFAMHTLNRLIDEKSGRFNDPLRTAFLLKYKKVFLSASIFGVVAAFGLALYLSTLKFVILLFVVALGLLYSVTRLKELPGSKTLFVAGAWATLSVLIPCKDPFNSPSCWLVLFFVFFLVILRDVLMEIIDLQGDRLVGRETMTILLGEEKVLKFTAVLCTIFAVISSFPSIFLKGMGASFLAFPIAFLYGLFLVKYFKREKLGQNLRLELMVEALSMVFMVSSLILSIAI
- the glyS gene encoding glycine--tRNA ligase subunit beta; this encodes MQKNLIVEIGTEEIPAGFIPSALDALKNRAEERLKDNRLQFKDVRTLGTPRRLTLWVEGLNDRQDDLVERVMGPPKKVAFDDSGNPTKAAEGFAKRNNVTIEDLEVIETERGPYCCINKVIEGRPTRDVLEELLPQLITEIPFAKNMKWEDSGFRFARPIRWLVAVFGEDTLSFSLAGIVSGNESYGHRFHAPGAIKVSSDLKSYEEALNAAFVVVDQEKRREAIREQATRLAEEAGGRLLFDEDLLDLNTFLVEYPYCILGSFEEAFLALPEEVLITVMKEHQKYFAVVDGDGKLLPHFISVNNISPKDPDLLKKGHQRVLRARLNDARFFFEEDLKRPLEDYVKDLAGVIFHKELGSLLDKTNRIKALAGYISSIVAPESRATVERAAILSKADLVTEMVGEFPDLQGVMGRVYAQRSGEDEAVALAIYEHYLPKSSGGELPSSLEGAILSIADRADTICSTFALGMKPTGGQDPFGLRRHALGILHILEDRGISISLEDLIEKAFDILTESTGLSISKIELKEEILTFFRTRLKNELVSRGLRPDTVEAALKACFDEPVDAILRARAIEAVRTRPEFEPLSIAFKRCMNILKGETRSCLKEELLKEPAEVSLYSAIKDAREKVLPLLNEKRHEDAMLVLLGLKPAIDRFFDEVLVMAEDEAIRANRLALIYEISSLFLSIGDLSAISG